DNA from Plasmodium cynomolgi strain B DNA, chromosome 12, whole genome shotgun sequence:
TGGACGCTGCGCCCCCCCTCACTTACGTAGTTGGTCGATTGGAACGTTATGGGCTCGTCAATCTTCAAGATGTACCGCATGAACTCGTACAGGAATATCAGCCTGTGGGGGgcgcgaagaagaaaaaaaaaaaaaaataaaataaaataaaataaaataataaaatataatataatataataaaatataatgcaaCACAATACAAcataatgtaataaaataaaataaaaacgaagaagcgAGGAAGGACGCGCCCCCGCTGCGCAGCATGTGCAAACGGAGAGTGTCCCCAAAGGGGGCCTCAAGACGAAGCGCCCACTCGCACTGCTCACCCGAAACAGGATGTCTGCGCCTTCTCGATGTTCGCGTCGGGCCGCACCACCTTCACAATTTCGTCAATGGTTAGGGGGCATATCTCCTTCGCCTTTTCCAAGTACATATTTGAGTTTAGCGGAATGGGGTCGAAGCTTTCTGGGAGGTTCAGAATGTCCTACGGGGGGAAGCAAACGGGGAGGTGCATGTTGGGCGTGGAAGGTGCATGTTGGGTGTGGAAGCGGCATGTTGGGTGTGGAAGCGGCATGTGCGTGGAGGGCCAACCCGCGGGGGGAAAcgttcctcctccccccagtTGTGCACCAATTTTACGCCAATTTTACGCCAACTTTACACCAGCTGTACACCCGCTGTGTACCAATTTTCTGCCCATTCCCCTCCACACTTACGATGGCAAAGTGGTGGAAGTTCTCAATACCGTAGAGCTTTATGAACCGCTTCATCTTAAATGGAAGGTCGTCAATCTGCGCGTAGTTGAGGATGGTCTGTATTTGAGACCTGCATAAGTCGATGTTCCCGGTGCCCACGGCGACGTAGTCGTCTTCACTCATCTCCATCTTCCCATCGTACTCGTGTAGCTCCTCCTCAATAGATGTCTCGTATAAATTATTgacataaaatttgaaattctTTGGGAAGCATGCAACTGGAATAAATTTAGTTTTATGATTCTCATTCTTCTGTGAATCTACAACAACTCGGGagtttttctctcctccgGTTAGGACCTTACCACCTTCCACCTGCTCTTCCCCGTTATGCTgatgtataatataatgcAGGTAGGTCTTCATGGCATTCTGCCTTCCCAGGACGAGGTAACTTTTGCAATACAGATAAATATCATCATTAAAGAGATGAATTTTCAcgacgtttttatttttataattttcttctatcacactcttcttcattttttcactatgtttataattaaataaatttttaatatcttcATTCATTTTGGACAGGGGAAATTTTATTACTACCTGGGCAGTGGCTCCTCCTAGCTCCAGGACTCCTATAATGTCGTTCTTCCCATTGGTCACTTCTGtcaatttcttttcttgGGAATCCTTTCCCGTGAGCACCTCCTCCGCTTTCGCCGCATCTGCTTCCACCTCCTctgcctcctccttctctgcCTCCTCCGTCTCTGCCTCCTCCGTCTctgcctcctccttctccgcTTTCGCCTCCTCCCCGTTCGACTTCCCCAAATTGGTGAAAGTTACCGGATTAGGGTTGAACTTCTCCAGAAGGGCGTAAATCGAGACGAAGGATAAAAtggcttcttccttcccacTTAGCACCTTGATTAGCAACTCATCAATGAGTAGAAAATCGCTAAAGTtatctaaaaaatattgctttacaaaatttatgtatttttccgACTCGGGTATGCTAAGCAGTCTGAATCCTCCTGACGCTCGAATGATGATGGGTGTGCTTGACCTTTCTTTTACCTTAACATGTTCATACAgaaattcttttatatttttaaaatactcaTAAAAGGGTACTTTCTCATCATTTGCAAAGTAATTATTTAGGAGGTACACAAACCCTGGAGTAGTTCTGTAACTGATCGATGGGATGTGTATGttgattcctttttcttcatccacGATTTTGTAGTTGTATATGTGGACCCTCGTTCCCGTGGACCCTGCGTCAATGACGACTGACTTGTACAGGTGATTTCCATCTGTGGTCTGCCTCCCCGTCGCGCTTATCCCTAGGCACATTATCATCGCGCACACCAGCGCTAGGAGTCGAAACGGCTGTTTGGGGGCAcctcttccatttttcattttctggAAAGAGCTTTGTGTGGCAAACGGGTGGGAGAAGTTGCTCGGAGTGCGAAAGCCAGACAGACGCTTCGTCCCTTCGTCGAGCGTCCACGTGGAAAAACGGCACAAACGGGTTTGCCTCTACGGACGTCCGCGTTAGGCTCTCTTCAGCTTAGGAGCTCCGTAAAAAGTGTTCACATACGACTGCTCCTACTGCTCCTACTGCTGTGCCTGTTCGTTTACCcccttctcttccttctAGAAACAAACAAATCGCTTAATCCGCTTCACAGTTAAATGTCCAAACTGACCTACTACTGTGACTTCTTCATTTGACTAAGTTTCCTTCTGCGAGTAACGTAGCGCGCATCGGACGAGTTACTCACTACCTAGCTTCATACACAAATGCTTGTGCAAAATGTAGCTTTCCCTTCATCgccaggggggaggagaaaagggGTCAAAAAAACCAGTTGCGTTAGAACTACTGGAGGTGTGCGACATATGGATGTCCTGCCTGTCAGAACGGAGCTTTGACTTACAGTGTGCGGACTTCCTAAGCTTAAAGATGGTCCCTCCTCTACTTGGGATGTTACCGTGTGATGTTGGCCacgggaaggaaaaaaaaaaaaaaaaaaaaaacacaccaCTAAGTTGGAGACGCAGTGAGGGTTACTCTTTTGGGAGAGCTACTTCCTGCAAGTTGCTTGTTAGCTCATTTTGAATTCTCTTAGGGGGTGAAAACTATAAGGGGAAATAAGCCCATAATNNNNNNN
Protein-coding regions in this window:
- a CDS encoding nucleoside-diphosphatase mig-23 (putative) — translated: MKNGRGAPKQPFRLLALVCAMIMCLGISATGRQTTDGNHLYKSVVIDAGSTGTRVHIYNYKIVDEEKGINIHIPSISYRTTPGFVYLLNNYFANDEKVPFYEYFKNIKEFLYEHVKVKERSSTPIIIRASGGFRLLSIPESEKYINFNAMKTYLHYIIHQHNGEEQVEGGKVLTGGEKNSRVVVDSQKNENHKTKFIPVACFPKNFKFYVNNLYETSIEEELHEYDGKMEMSEDDYVAVGTGNIDLCRSQIQTILNYAQIDDLPFKMKRFIKLYGIENFHHFAIDILNLPESFDPIPLNSNMYLEKAKEICPLTIDEIVKVVRPDANIEKAQTSCFGLIFLYEFMRYILKIDEPITFQSTNYEELKSRSIHR